A genomic region of Kribbella sp. NBC_00382 contains the following coding sequences:
- a CDS encoding serine hydrolase domain-containing protein → MSSLPRITPEAQGLSAAALDAFVGALDASEQEIQTLMLVRHGQVVLEEAWAPYRIEDPHLLFSISKSFTSMGIGLLVEDGKLSIDDKVVSFFSADELPAEVSDNLAAMEIRHLLTMSTGHTQDTIEALGRDERMIRTFLGLEVGHAPGAPFVYNTGATYMLSAILQKVTGETLLDYLRPRLFEPLGIGEATWPTSKEGVTLGGWGLSISTESLARFSQFLLQRGEWDGKQLVPAAWIDEATKKQVDNSVEVNPDWRQGYGYQFWRARNNAYRGDGAFGQYCLVFPDHDTTLVITSASPNMQAVMDIIWEHLLPALQGEAGDGTARPPRLELLPPAGPTPGGDGRRYEFDPNPMGIAAVQLDSDGTGTFTLVPGSLADEAQVSAGRTQELVFAAGPWREDLDKLQDTPQRLVTSAYGDGDTFVAIVRYLETPYVVTMRCRVDGDALQIDLRFNVSFWPPELTLRSR, encoded by the coding sequence GTGAGCAGCCTTCCACGCATTACCCCAGAAGCCCAGGGTCTATCCGCCGCCGCGCTGGATGCTTTTGTCGGCGCGCTCGACGCGTCCGAGCAGGAGATCCAGACGCTGATGCTCGTCCGGCACGGCCAGGTGGTGCTCGAGGAGGCCTGGGCGCCGTACCGGATCGAGGATCCGCACCTGCTGTTCTCGATCTCGAAGAGCTTCACCTCGATGGGCATCGGGCTGCTCGTCGAGGACGGCAAGCTCTCGATCGACGACAAGGTCGTGTCGTTCTTCAGCGCGGACGAGCTGCCCGCCGAGGTCAGCGACAACCTGGCCGCGATGGAGATCCGGCATCTGCTGACGATGTCGACCGGCCACACCCAGGACACCATCGAGGCGCTCGGCCGGGACGAGCGGATGATCCGCACCTTCCTCGGCCTGGAGGTCGGGCATGCGCCGGGCGCTCCGTTCGTCTACAACACCGGCGCGACGTACATGCTGTCGGCGATCCTGCAGAAGGTCACCGGCGAGACGCTGCTCGACTACCTGCGGCCTCGGCTGTTCGAGCCGCTCGGCATCGGCGAGGCGACCTGGCCGACGTCCAAGGAGGGCGTCACGCTGGGCGGCTGGGGGCTGAGCATCAGCACCGAGTCGCTGGCGCGGTTCAGCCAGTTCCTGCTGCAGCGCGGCGAGTGGGACGGCAAGCAGCTCGTACCTGCCGCCTGGATCGACGAGGCGACGAAGAAGCAGGTCGACAACTCCGTCGAGGTCAACCCGGACTGGAGGCAGGGGTACGGCTACCAGTTCTGGCGCGCCCGCAACAACGCCTACCGCGGTGACGGCGCCTTCGGTCAGTACTGCTTGGTCTTCCCCGATCACGACACGACGCTCGTCATCACCAGCGCCTCGCCGAACATGCAGGCCGTCATGGACATCATCTGGGAGCACCTGCTTCCCGCTCTGCAGGGCGAGGCAGGCGACGGTACTGCGCGACCGCCGCGGCTGGAGTTGCTACCGCCGGCCGGTCCGACCCCTGGCGGCGACGGGCGGAGGTACGAGTTCGACCCCAACCCGATGGGGATCGCCGCTGTGCAGCTCGACTCTGACGGCACCGGCACCTTCACCCTCGTGCCCGGCTCGCTGGCTGACGAGGCCCAGGTGTCCGCGGGCAGGACGCAGGAGCTGGTCTTCGCCGCCGGCCCATGGCGGGAGGATCTCGACAAGCTGCAGGACACGCCACAACGGCTGGTCACCAGCGCGTACGGCGATGGCGACACCTTCGTCGCGATCGTCCGCTACCTCGAGACCCCGTACGTCGTCACGATGCGCTGCCGGGTCGATGGCGACGCCTTGCAGATCGACCTGCGCTTCAACGTCTCGTTCTGGCCACCGGAGCTGACGCTGCGCTCGCGCTGA
- a CDS encoding diacylglycerol/lipid kinase family protein, translated as MTTRAAVILNPVKVPDGFRDKVDAALTERGYADTVWLETTEEDPGSSMAKDAIAQSVDLVVVAGGDGTVRVVCTELAGAGIPVAVLPAGTGNLLARNLGISLDLDTALAQLLDGSEQSIDSVEVKGDDLADRFVVMAGLGLDAAIIADAPDGLKKHVGWAAYVVSTVKNLNHPFVRVEITIDDRPPVRRRARTVVIGNVGTLQANIPLLPDAKPDDGKIDLVVLAPRRVSHWPRLALSLVVKRVQEGRHIERFTGQTIQVKASTTVRRELDGDQISNGRILTATVDPGALVVRVP; from the coding sequence GTGACTACACGAGCGGCTGTGATCCTCAACCCGGTCAAGGTTCCGGACGGATTCCGCGACAAGGTCGACGCGGCGCTGACCGAGCGTGGGTACGCCGACACGGTCTGGCTGGAGACGACCGAGGAGGACCCTGGTTCGTCGATGGCCAAGGACGCGATCGCGCAGAGCGTCGACCTGGTCGTGGTGGCCGGTGGCGACGGGACCGTCCGGGTCGTCTGCACCGAGCTGGCCGGGGCCGGCATCCCGGTCGCGGTACTTCCCGCAGGTACCGGCAATCTCCTGGCCCGCAATCTCGGCATCTCCCTCGACCTCGACACCGCGTTGGCCCAGCTGCTGGACGGCAGCGAGCAGTCGATCGACAGCGTGGAGGTCAAGGGCGACGACCTGGCCGACCGCTTCGTGGTGATGGCCGGCCTCGGACTCGACGCCGCGATCATCGCCGACGCCCCCGACGGCCTGAAGAAACACGTCGGCTGGGCGGCCTACGTGGTCTCGACCGTGAAGAACCTCAACCACCCCTTCGTCCGGGTGGAGATCACCATCGACGACCGGCCACCGGTACGCCGCCGCGCCCGGACCGTCGTGATCGGCAACGTCGGCACTCTCCAGGCCAACATCCCGCTGCTCCCGGACGCGAAGCCCGACGACGGCAAGATCGACCTGGTCGTGCTGGCCCCGCGCCGGGTCAGCCACTGGCCCCGGCTCGCCCTGAGCCTGGTCGTCAAGCGGGTCCAGGAAGGCCGGCACATCGAACGCTTCACCGGCCAGACCATCCAGGTGAAGGCATCGACGACCGTCCGCCGCGAACTGGACGGCGACCAGATCTCCAACGGCCGCATCCTCACCGCGACGGTCGACCCCGGCGCACTGGTCGTCCGCGTGCCCTGA
- a CDS encoding serine hydrolase domain-containing protein, which yields MQRILDRLVEAGATGVLMHYRGQGREWRGSAGIADLESRQPVDPDGWFRIGSVTKTFTATVVLSLVAEGLVDLDQPIEHWLPGVVPSGDGISVRRLLNHTSGLYNYTNDLPDSARIVRERFDHWEPQRALGLAFAHEPLFAPGAEWSYSNTNYTLLGLLIEAVTGGSYAAAVRARVLEPLDLGRTKVPGDEPELPEPHAHGYLLVDDESVDLDELNPSQAWAAGGLISTAADLNKFFAELLAGELLPPEQLESMLTTVGDYGLGIGRRQLADGTVLWGHNGGIFGYLTSSFHSRGADRQCTMSRTTVDAGSPDGDDLVAEIFLSGLD from the coding sequence ATGCAACGGATCCTGGATCGTCTTGTCGAAGCCGGTGCCACCGGCGTACTGATGCACTACCGCGGCCAAGGCCGCGAGTGGCGCGGCTCAGCCGGGATTGCCGACCTCGAGTCCCGTCAACCGGTCGACCCCGACGGCTGGTTCCGGATCGGCAGCGTCACCAAGACCTTCACCGCGACGGTCGTCCTGTCGCTCGTCGCCGAGGGCCTGGTCGACCTCGATCAGCCCATCGAGCACTGGCTGCCCGGCGTCGTACCGTCCGGCGACGGCATCAGCGTCCGCCGTCTCCTCAACCACACGAGCGGCCTCTACAACTACACCAACGACCTCCCCGACTCGGCGCGGATCGTGCGAGAGCGCTTCGACCACTGGGAGCCGCAGCGGGCGTTGGGCCTGGCGTTCGCGCACGAGCCGCTCTTCGCGCCGGGCGCGGAGTGGTCGTACTCGAACACCAACTACACACTGCTCGGTCTGCTGATCGAGGCGGTCACCGGCGGCTCGTACGCCGCGGCTGTGCGAGCAAGGGTGCTGGAGCCCTTGGACCTCGGCCGGACCAAGGTCCCCGGCGACGAGCCAGAACTGCCCGAGCCGCATGCGCACGGCTATCTACTGGTCGACGACGAGTCCGTTGATCTGGACGAGCTGAATCCATCGCAGGCCTGGGCGGCCGGCGGACTCATCTCGACCGCCGCCGACCTCAACAAGTTCTTCGCCGAGCTGCTGGCCGGTGAGTTGCTTCCTCCGGAACAGCTCGAGTCCATGCTCACCACAGTCGGCGACTACGGCCTCGGAATCGGGCGGAGGCAGTTGGCCGACGGGACGGTGCTCTGGGGGCACAACGGCGGGATCTTCGGGTATCTGACCAGCAGCTTCCACAGCCGCGGCGCCGACCGTCAGTGCACGATGTCGCGCACGACGGTCGACGCCGGATCACCCGATGGGGACGACCTGGTGGCCGAGATCTTCCTGTCAGGGCTGGACTAG
- the pulA gene encoding pullulanase-type alpha-1,6-glucosidase, with translation MRGFRRWTAGVTVAAVIALGLGTASTATAHQTATQQATAQAQRVITVAGSLQSELGCPGDWDPGCAATSLGVAAPYTKVFDVPAGSYEFKVTVNGAWDENYGAGGVLNGANIPLRLEGPAKVEFSYDDTSHVVSMKPVVLAGSAVTAADKALASPSLRQDLTKERFYFLMADRFANGNKANDSGGLTGDRLTTGLDPTDKGFYHGGDLAGVMQKLDYIKSLGTTSIWLTPSFKNRPVQGEGANVSAGYHGYWITDFTQIDPHLGTNADMQQLITLAHKKGMKVFFDIITNHTADVIAYQSGQYGYIPKSTSPYKDANGNVFDDKLYAGTDTFPPLDAQTSFPNVPIFKTPADATVKQPAWLNDPTLYHNRGDSTFAGESAEYGDFVGLDDLFTEQPKVRDGMIDVYKTWAELGIDGFRIDTVKHVNLEFWQKFSPKILEAAKAKGTKNFFMFGEVYDADPKFMSTYTTAGALQATLDFGFQQNAVAFAKGDPSTKLRDLYANDDYYTDADSNAYQLPTFLGNHDMGRVGTFIKQSGANGNELLKRDELAHSLMYLTRGQPVIYYGDEQGFTGPGGDKDARQDMFATKTADYTDDEVVDGTGTSTIGSKDSFNTNSPMYKHIAGLAELRAKYPTLADGTQVHRYSSNTGGLYAFSRFGKDNTEYLVIANNATTAKTATIPTYMENGRFRWIYGGGQQLRADEEGRVVATVPPLSVYVYKATEQLPRRHAAPPVYMSSPEPGAVVSGRAEIAAAVPANTPVTVTFGYRPVGTTAWQRLGTDDNAPYRVFHDVSKLPKGTMLEYRAVLKDASGNYSVSGSYGIVGDAPAPPSGGGGQDPVSQPANVSVPGDHNSEMGCAADWSPDCDQAQLTLDPKDQVWKGTYTIPAGEHAYKAAINKTWDENYGAGGNLNGGNISYTAPATPVTFYYEHGRHFVTSTAEGPIVTVPGSFQSELGCPADWSPDCMRPWLTDQDGDGTFTWSTSKIGAGSYEAKVAHGLSWDESYGAGGSPTGANIPITVPGDGLVVTFSYVLATHVLTVTTSKPGAQPDLKQAKAYWLGKNLLAVPPVAHPERSRWRLHWSPTGSLAVDADDIGGTSAGLTVDAKGIPPKVLAKFPALAGYVALRLDHGDAKKILTGQLGLAQYDDAGRLLDATGVQIPGVLDDLYGAAADRSYGVVWRGGTPQFNLWAPTAQNVTLLLGSQRIAMQRNTDGSWTADGRRTWENSLYRFEVQVYAPSTGKVETNVVTDPYSVALSTDSEYSVAVNLEAQAGKPALWTSTPSPKLARAVDSTIYELHVRDFSINDTSVPAAHRGTYLAFADEGDGTKHLRSLARAGLNTVHLLPTFDIASIPETGQQTPACDLKSYPADSDQQQACVTAVAAKDGFNWGYDPYHWLAPEGSYATAKDGISRVSEFRTMVGGLHKSGLRVVLDQVYNHTPAAGQAPTSILDKVVPGYYQRLNKTGGVETSTCCSNIATEHAMAEKIMVDSTVSWARNYHVDGFRFDLMGHHSKANLLNVRAALDKLTLAKDGVDGKKIYLYGEGWNFGEVANNALFVQASQGNLGGTGIGTFSDRMRDAVRGGGPFDDDPRVQGFGSGAASDPNGAPINGTPAEQAKRLAHDTDLVQLGLAGNLRSFTFRSADSGTEVRGDGVDYNGSPAGYADQPVEVISYVDAHDNETLWDSLTYKLPATLPMADRVRMNTLSLATTALAQTPSFWHAGADLLRSKSLDRNSYDSGDWFNTLDWTGADNGFGHGLPPKADNEAKWPFMKPLLANPALKPSQADVTTASAAAADLLKLRFSTPLFRLGSADLINQKLSYPLSGTPAAKPGVVVMRIDDTVGPNVDPALKGLVVVFNTTGSPVTQQLPGLTGANLSLSPVQAAGSDATVKQTTWTAATGTATVPARTVAVLVQP, from the coding sequence ATGCGTGGTTTCAGGCGATGGACTGCAGGCGTGACAGTGGCGGCGGTGATCGCGCTGGGGCTGGGGACAGCGTCGACCGCGACTGCACATCAGACGGCGACACAACAGGCGACGGCACAGGCGCAACGGGTGATCACGGTCGCCGGTTCCCTGCAGAGCGAGCTGGGCTGTCCAGGCGACTGGGATCCGGGCTGTGCCGCGACCAGTCTGGGAGTCGCCGCGCCGTACACGAAGGTGTTCGACGTCCCGGCAGGCAGCTACGAGTTCAAGGTGACCGTCAACGGTGCCTGGGACGAGAACTACGGCGCCGGCGGCGTGCTCAACGGCGCCAACATCCCGCTGCGGCTGGAAGGGCCCGCCAAGGTCGAGTTCAGCTACGACGACACGAGCCACGTCGTCTCGATGAAGCCTGTCGTGCTGGCCGGCTCTGCAGTCACGGCTGCCGATAAGGCGCTGGCGTCGCCGAGTCTGCGGCAGGACCTCACCAAGGAACGCTTCTACTTCCTGATGGCCGACCGGTTCGCGAACGGCAACAAGGCGAACGACTCCGGCGGCCTCACCGGCGATCGGCTGACCACGGGCCTGGACCCGACGGACAAGGGTTTCTACCACGGTGGCGACCTGGCCGGCGTGATGCAGAAGCTCGACTACATCAAGTCCCTCGGTACGACGTCCATCTGGCTGACCCCGTCGTTCAAGAACCGGCCGGTCCAGGGCGAGGGCGCGAACGTGAGCGCCGGCTACCACGGCTACTGGATCACCGACTTCACCCAGATCGACCCGCACCTCGGCACCAACGCCGACATGCAGCAGCTGATCACGCTGGCGCACAAGAAGGGGATGAAGGTCTTCTTCGACATCATCACCAACCACACCGCCGACGTGATCGCCTACCAGTCCGGCCAGTACGGCTACATCCCGAAGTCGACGTCGCCCTACAAGGATGCCAATGGCAACGTCTTCGACGACAAGCTGTACGCCGGCACCGACACTTTCCCGCCGCTGGACGCACAGACGTCCTTCCCGAACGTGCCGATCTTCAAGACCCCGGCGGACGCGACGGTCAAGCAGCCGGCCTGGCTGAACGACCCCACGCTCTACCACAACCGCGGCGACTCGACCTTCGCCGGCGAGTCCGCGGAGTACGGCGACTTCGTCGGGCTGGACGACCTGTTCACCGAGCAGCCGAAGGTTCGCGACGGGATGATCGACGTCTACAAGACCTGGGCCGAGCTGGGCATCGACGGCTTCCGGATCGACACCGTCAAGCACGTCAACCTGGAGTTCTGGCAGAAGTTCTCGCCGAAGATCCTCGAGGCGGCCAAGGCGAAGGGCACCAAGAACTTCTTCATGTTCGGCGAGGTCTACGACGCCGATCCGAAGTTCATGTCGACGTACACGACGGCCGGCGCGCTGCAGGCGACCCTCGACTTCGGGTTCCAGCAGAACGCGGTCGCCTTCGCGAAGGGCGACCCGAGCACGAAGCTGCGCGACCTCTACGCGAACGACGACTACTACACCGACGCCGACTCGAACGCCTACCAACTGCCGACCTTCCTCGGCAACCACGACATGGGCCGGGTCGGTACCTTCATCAAGCAATCCGGTGCCAATGGCAACGAACTCCTCAAGCGCGACGAGCTGGCCCACTCGCTGATGTACCTCACCCGCGGCCAGCCGGTGATCTACTACGGCGACGAGCAGGGCTTCACCGGTCCGGGCGGCGACAAGGACGCGCGGCAGGACATGTTCGCGACCAAGACCGCCGACTACACCGACGACGAGGTCGTGGACGGCACCGGTACCTCCACGATCGGCAGCAAGGACAGCTTCAACACCAACTCCCCGATGTACAAGCACATCGCGGGGCTGGCCGAGCTGCGGGCGAAGTACCCGACGCTGGCCGACGGTACCCAGGTACACCGCTACTCCTCCAACACCGGCGGGCTCTACGCCTTCAGCCGGTTCGGGAAGGACAACACGGAGTACCTGGTGATCGCCAACAACGCCACGACGGCTAAGACGGCGACGATCCCGACGTACATGGAGAACGGCCGCTTCAGGTGGATCTACGGTGGCGGCCAGCAGCTCCGGGCCGATGAGGAAGGCCGTGTAGTCGCTACGGTGCCTCCGCTGTCGGTCTACGTCTACAAGGCGACCGAGCAGCTCCCCCGCCGGCACGCAGCTCCCCCGGTGTACATGAGCTCGCCTGAGCCGGGTGCAGTGGTCAGCGGCCGCGCAGAGATCGCAGCGGCCGTCCCGGCGAACACCCCGGTCACGGTGACCTTCGGCTACCGCCCAGTCGGTACTACGGCTTGGCAGCGCCTCGGGACCGACGACAACGCGCCGTACCGGGTGTTCCACGACGTCAGCAAGCTCCCCAAGGGCACCATGCTCGAGTACCGGGCAGTCCTGAAGGACGCCTCGGGCAACTACTCGGTGTCAGGCTCGTACGGAATCGTCGGGGACGCCCCAGCGCCGCCGAGCGGTGGAGGCGGCCAGGACCCCGTGTCGCAGCCGGCCAACGTCAGCGTGCCGGGTGATCACAACAGCGAGATGGGTTGTGCCGCGGACTGGTCGCCCGACTGCGACCAGGCGCAACTGACGCTGGACCCGAAGGACCAGGTCTGGAAGGGCACCTACACGATCCCGGCCGGCGAGCACGCGTACAAGGCAGCCATCAACAAGACGTGGGACGAGAACTACGGCGCCGGCGGCAATCTCAATGGCGGCAACATCTCCTACACCGCCCCGGCGACCCCGGTCACCTTCTACTACGAGCACGGACGGCATTTCGTCACCTCGACCGCCGAAGGCCCGATCGTCACCGTGCCGGGGTCGTTCCAGTCCGAGCTCGGCTGCCCGGCCGACTGGTCGCCGGACTGCATGCGTCCCTGGCTGACCGATCAGGACGGCGACGGTACCTTCACCTGGTCGACGAGCAAGATCGGAGCAGGCAGCTATGAGGCCAAGGTCGCACACGGCCTTTCGTGGGACGAGAGCTACGGCGCCGGGGGCAGCCCGACCGGAGCCAACATCCCGATCACCGTTCCCGGCGACGGACTGGTCGTCACGTTCTCGTACGTCCTCGCGACCCACGTGCTCACGGTGACGACCTCCAAGCCCGGCGCGCAGCCGGATCTCAAGCAGGCCAAAGCGTACTGGCTCGGCAAGAACCTGCTCGCGGTACCGCCGGTCGCACACCCGGAGCGGTCGCGCTGGCGGCTGCACTGGTCGCCTACCGGGTCGCTCGCGGTGGACGCCGACGACATCGGCGGCACCTCTGCCGGACTGACTGTCGACGCCAAGGGCATTCCCCCGAAGGTGCTCGCGAAGTTCCCAGCGCTGGCCGGGTACGTCGCACTGAGGTTGGATCACGGCGACGCGAAGAAGATCCTCACCGGGCAGCTCGGGCTGGCGCAGTACGACGATGCCGGACGGTTGCTCGACGCAACGGGCGTGCAGATCCCCGGAGTACTGGATGATCTGTACGGCGCTGCGGCGGACCGCTCGTACGGCGTGGTCTGGCGGGGTGGAACTCCGCAGTTCAACCTGTGGGCTCCGACGGCGCAGAACGTGACGCTGCTGCTCGGGTCCCAGCGGATCGCGATGCAGCGCAACACGGATGGTTCGTGGACCGCTGACGGGCGGCGGACCTGGGAGAACTCGCTCTACCGGTTCGAGGTGCAGGTGTATGCGCCAAGCACGGGCAAGGTGGAGACGAACGTCGTCACCGATCCGTACTCCGTTGCGCTCAGCACCGATTCGGAGTACTCGGTGGCGGTGAATCTCGAAGCTCAGGCAGGCAAGCCTGCGCTGTGGACCAGTACGCCGTCGCCGAAGCTGGCCCGGGCGGTCGACTCGACGATCTACGAGCTGCACGTGCGGGACTTCTCGATCAACGACACGTCCGTGCCGGCGGCTCATCGCGGGACGTACCTGGCGTTCGCGGACGAAGGTGACGGCACCAAGCACCTCCGGTCGCTCGCCCGGGCCGGGTTGAACACGGTGCACCTGCTGCCGACGTTCGACATCGCCTCGATCCCCGAGACCGGGCAGCAGACGCCGGCCTGCGACCTCAAGTCCTATCCGGCCGACTCGGACCAGCAGCAGGCGTGTGTGACCGCTGTCGCCGCGAAGGACGGATTCAACTGGGGCTACGACCCGTACCACTGGCTCGCGCCCGAGGGGTCGTACGCGACGGCGAAGGACGGGATCTCGCGAGTCTCCGAGTTCCGGACGATGGTCGGCGGGCTGCACAAGTCCGGGCTGCGCGTGGTGCTTGATCAGGTCTACAACCACACGCCGGCCGCCGGTCAGGCGCCGACGTCCATCTTGGACAAGGTGGTCCCTGGCTACTACCAGCGGCTGAACAAGACCGGTGGCGTGGAGACGTCGACGTGCTGCAGCAACATCGCCACCGAGCACGCGATGGCGGAGAAGATCATGGTGGACAGCACCGTGAGCTGGGCCCGCAACTACCACGTCGACGGCTTCCGCTTCGACCTGATGGGCCACCACAGCAAGGCGAATCTGCTCAACGTCCGAGCGGCCCTGGACAAGCTGACCCTGGCCAAGGACGGAGTCGACGGCAAGAAGATTTACCTGTACGGCGAGGGCTGGAACTTTGGCGAGGTCGCGAACAACGCGCTCTTCGTGCAGGCGTCGCAGGGCAACCTCGGTGGTACCGGGATCGGCACCTTCTCCGACCGGATGCGCGACGCGGTCCGCGGTGGCGGCCCGTTCGACGACGACCCACGGGTGCAGGGCTTCGGCTCCGGTGCGGCGAGCGACCCGAACGGCGCTCCGATCAACGGCACACCGGCCGAGCAGGCCAAGCGCCTCGCGCATGACACCGACCTGGTCCAGCTCGGGCTGGCGGGCAACCTCCGGTCGTTCACCTTCCGCTCGGCCGACAGCGGGACCGAAGTACGGGGTGATGGGGTGGACTACAACGGCTCACCCGCCGGGTACGCCGATCAGCCGGTCGAGGTGATCAGCTATGTCGATGCCCATGACAACGAAACGTTGTGGGACTCGCTAACCTACAAGCTGCCCGCGACGCTGCCGATGGCCGACCGGGTCCGGATGAACACGTTGTCGCTGGCAACGACCGCGTTGGCCCAGACACCGTCGTTCTGGCATGCGGGCGCGGACCTGCTGCGCAGCAAGTCGCTCGACCGCAACTCCTACGACTCGGGCGACTGGTTCAACACCCTCGACTGGACGGGCGCGGACAACGGCTTCGGCCACGGCCTGCCCCCGAAGGCGGACAACGAAGCCAAGTGGCCCTTCATGAAGCCGCTCCTGGCCAACCCCGCACTGAAGCCTTCCCAGGCCGACGTGACCACGGCCAGCGCGGCCGCGGCTGATCTCTTGAAACTCCGCTTCTCCACACCGCTGTTCCGGCTGGGCTCCGCGGACCTCATCAACCAGAAGCTCTCTTATCCGCTGAGCGGCACCCCGGCCGCCAAGCCGGGCGTGGTCGTCATGCGCATCGACGACACCGTCGGCCCGAACGTCGACCCGGCTTTGAAGGGCCTGGTCGTCGTCTTCAACACCACCGGCTCACCAGTCACCCAGCAACTCCCGGGGCTGACCGGGGCGAACCTGTCCCTCTCCCCCGTCCAAGCCGCCGGCTCGGATGCCACCGTCAAACAAACCACCTGGACCGCGGCGACCGGCACGGCAACCGTCCCGGCCCGGACGGTCGCAGTACTAGTCCAGCCCTGA
- a CDS encoding SIR2 family NAD-dependent protein deacylase, producing MTDLVSKAQRIAVLTGAGISTASGIPDFRGPQGLWTKNPAAQAMFDIDEYVASTEVRAEAWKFRRMAAAWDAEPNAGHRALVDLERQGRLTGLITQNVDGLHQKAGSKTVHELHGTVWYVGCLTCARRIPMADVLPRLEAGDPDPSCEACGGILKSATISFGQSLDQSVLDAASTAARTADLFLAIGTSLQVYPAAGFCDLALRAGIPLIILNAEPTPYDEEATAVLTTPIEETLPALVT from the coding sequence GTGACCGATCTCGTCTCGAAGGCTCAGCGGATCGCCGTACTGACCGGTGCCGGTATCTCCACCGCCTCCGGAATCCCGGACTTCCGCGGTCCGCAGGGCCTGTGGACGAAGAATCCGGCCGCGCAGGCGATGTTCGACATCGACGAGTACGTCGCCTCGACCGAGGTCCGGGCCGAGGCGTGGAAGTTCCGCCGGATGGCCGCCGCCTGGGACGCCGAGCCCAACGCCGGCCACCGCGCCCTGGTCGACCTCGAACGCCAGGGCCGCCTCACCGGCCTGATCACCCAGAACGTCGACGGCCTGCACCAAAAGGCCGGCTCCAAAACCGTCCACGAACTCCACGGCACCGTCTGGTACGTCGGCTGCCTAACCTGCGCACGACGCATCCCCATGGCCGACGTCCTCCCCCGCCTCGAGGCAGGCGACCCCGATCCGTCCTGCGAGGCCTGTGGCGGCATCCTCAAATCCGCCACCATCTCCTTCGGCCAGTCCCTGGACCAATCGGTCCTCGACGCCGCCTCGACAGCCGCCCGAACCGCCGACCTCTTCCTGGCCATCGGTACCTCCCTGCAGGTCTACCCAGCCGCCGGCTTCTGCGACCTGGCCCTCCGCGCAGGCATTCCCCTGATCATCCTCAACGCCGAGCCCACCCCGTACGACGAAGAGGCCACCGCCGTCCTCACCACCCCGATCGAGGAAACCCTCCCCGCCCTCGTCACCTGA
- a CDS encoding GNAT family N-acetyltransferase, whose amino-acid sequence MSDFSFKPTLTGELVELRPVTEDDYPAMQIAMDDPEVVRFTGSRGEIGEEAARKWYRTRGEQTDRLDLAIVDRASNTVVGEAVLNEWSPGDESCNFRILIGPAGQGRGLGTEATRLIVGYGIEKLGLHRIELGVYSFNPRAQRAYEKAGFVTEGVKRDALRWDGEWVDEIVMAVVAPDWKALPSGA is encoded by the coding sequence ATGAGTGACTTTTCCTTCAAGCCGACGCTGACTGGTGAGCTGGTCGAGCTGCGGCCGGTGACTGAGGACGACTACCCGGCGATGCAGATTGCGATGGACGATCCCGAGGTGGTGCGGTTCACCGGGAGTCGTGGGGAGATCGGGGAAGAGGCGGCGCGGAAGTGGTACCGGACCAGGGGCGAGCAGACGGATCGGCTGGATCTGGCGATCGTCGATCGGGCGAGCAACACCGTCGTCGGCGAGGCGGTGCTCAATGAGTGGAGTCCGGGGGATGAGAGCTGCAACTTCCGGATCCTGATCGGACCGGCGGGACAGGGGCGCGGGCTGGGCACCGAGGCGACCCGGCTGATCGTCGGGTACGGGATCGAGAAGCTCGGGCTGCATCGGATCGAGCTCGGCGTGTATTCCTTCAATCCGCGGGCTCAGCGGGCGTACGAGAAGGCTGGTTTCGTCACCGAGGGCGTCAAGCGTGACGCTCTGCGCTGGGACGGTGAGTGGGTCGACGAGATCGTGATGGCGGTAGTGGCTCCCGACTGGAAGGCGCTACCTTCGGGGGCGTGA
- a CDS encoding sulfurtransferase TusA family protein produces MTLDCRGMLCPLPVIKLAQAFPSVQIGDTITVLADDPAAATDIPAWCRMRAQELVSAAGDKYVVRRLS; encoded by the coding sequence GTGACGCTCGACTGCCGCGGCATGCTCTGCCCACTCCCCGTGATCAAGCTCGCCCAGGCGTTCCCCAGCGTCCAGATCGGCGACACCATCACCGTCCTGGCCGACGACCCAGCCGCCGCCACCGACATCCCCGCCTGGTGCCGGATGCGCGCCCAGGAACTCGTCTCAGCGGCCGGCGACAAGTACGTCGTACGCCGCCTGAGCTGA